From Sphingobacterium bambusae:
AGGTGCAACGCGACCTTCGTGTGGAAGGAAATGTGGCTAACTTTGCTTTTGGTCAGCCGACCACGCTTTCCGGCGAGATTCCGGAAAACCTACGTGGTCTTGATTTCATCTTTGCGCGCATTGGTGTGAAATCATCTTTAACGGGCGAGTATAACTACAGCCCCGTACAAAAAATTGCCTTAAAGTAGTTGCCGCAATGACTACGCAAATTGGTGCAGGGCTCGCTCTGCACCAAGCAGGCAAACTTATTCAATCAATGGCCAGTGGCGCGAACAATATGTTCGTGCCTTTGGCTTGAATGGCTACAGCAGAAAAAGAATGCGAATTTATTAGTATATTGAATACACTTAACTTAAACCCTAAATGAAGAAAAAAGAACTGTTATCGGTGCGCTACCTCCTGCTCGCCTTTTTTGCTACGGTCTTTGCCCAGCCGCTTTTTGCCCAAGACTACAAATTTGGTCCGGCAGACAAAGATTATGTAGGTTACCTATTCGCCTATTTCAAAGGCAATGCCGTGGAAGATGAAGCGGTCTGTTATGCCATTAGCACCGACGGCTACAACTATCGGGCATTGAACAATAATAAGCCCGTGTTGGATTCCAAAAAGATCAGTACCACCGGTGGGGTTCGTGATCCGCATATCCTTCGCGGCGAGGACGGCAAGTCCTACTACATGGTTATCACCGATATGACCTCCTCGAAAGGTTGGGACTCCAACCGCGCCATGATCCTGTTGAAGTCCACTGATTTGATTAATTGGACACATGCCGTCATCAATATACAGCAGCGCTACAAAGGCCATGATGATTTAAAGCGTGTATGGGCACCGCAAACTATCTTCGATCCGGCGGTAGGCAAGTATATGGTTTATTGGTCCATGCAACATGGAGCAGGACCCGATATCATCTACTATGCCTACGCCAATGCTGATTTTACCGATCTGGAGGGCGAGCCTAAAGTGCTTTTTCTGCCTAAAAATGGAAAGTCTTGCATTGATGGGGATATTATCAACAAGAATGGACTATTTTATCTGTTCTATAAAACAGAAGGCGATGGCAACGGCCTTCGTCTAGCGCTTACGGACTCGCTTACCGCTGGTAAGTGGATCGAACAGCCGGGCTACAAGCAGCAAACACGGGATGCTGTAGAAGGTTCTTCGGTGTTTAAGCTCAACCATTCCGACAAGTATATTCTGATGTATGATGTTTACGGAAAAGGCAAATACCAGTTTTGTGAAAGTGTGGATCTAGATCGCTTCAAGGTGATCGACGAGGACGTAAAAATGGACTTCCATCCGCGCCACGGTTCCATTATTCCTTTGTCGCGTGCAGAACTCCAAGCCTTAACCGATAAATGGGGTGTTCCGCAAGGTATGGAGCTCTCTTTTAAGAAAAATCCAGTGTTGGATGGCTTTTATGCAGATCCTGATGTGCTGTATTCCAATAAGACAAAGAAATACTATATCTATCCCACCAGCGACGGCTTTGATGGTTGGGGTGGTTACTACTTCAAGACCTTCTCTTCCGATGATCTGAAGACTTGGAAGGACGAAGGAGTAATCTTGGATCTTAAAAAAGATGTGCCCTGGGGGCCACGTCATGCTTGGGCGCCAACCATCACCGAAAAGAAGGTAAAAGGGGATTATAAATATTACTATTATTTTACTGCTGCGCAGAAGATCGGTGCTGCCGTTTCCGATTCGCCGACGGGACCTTTCAAGGATTCGGGAAAACCCTTGATCGACTTTAAACCCGAAGGTGTGAAGAGTGGTCAGGAGATTGATCCTGCCGTCTTCAACGATCCGAAAAGTGGAAAGAGCTACCTCTACTGGGGTAATGGCTACCTTGCTGTGGCCGAATTGAACAAGGATATGCTCTCCATCAAAAAAAATACGGTGAAGGTCATGACACCGGATAAGACCTTTCGCGAGGGTGTTTATGTGATCTTCCGTAAGGGCACCTACTATTTCCTATGGTCTGAAGATGATACGCGCAGCGAAAACTACCGCGTGCGCTACGGAACCTCGAAGTCGCCATTTGGGCCGATCGAAATTCCAGAAAACAACCTGATCTTACAAAAAGATCCGTCGAAAGGTATATACGGCACTGGTCATAATTCGGTGTTGCAGATTCCCGGTAAGGACGAGTGGTATATCGTTTACCATCGTTTCAACTACCCAAAAGGAATCGAGATGGGAGACCCTGCTGGCTTCAATAGGGAGGTTTGTATCGATCCCCTCTACTTTGACGAGCAGGGCAATATCTTGCCGGTCGTGGTGACCCACTAGATTGTCGAGTCCTGCGGGTAAGCAGGAGCGAGGAATGAGTTAATAAATAAGAAGCTTAGGGTATTATCCGAAAGAAAAGAAAGGCGATAGCCTCTATCTTTATAATACCTTAACCTGATTCTTGAATACAGCATAGATATGAAAAACATGTTAAAATATGCGCTTGTTGGATTGGCGGCTACGCTATTGCAAACAGAAGCGCTTTTGGCGCAGCCGGGTTTCGGCAAAGCCGAAAAAATCAATGCCGACTGGCGTTTCCACTTAGGCGATACCGATGGTCAAGTTGGCAAAGCCAATAATGATCGCTCTTGGCGCTGGGTAAAGCTGCCGCACGATTGGAGTGTGAAATCACCGTTAAGTCCTACCTTGGCCAGTGCCACAGGATACCTGCCAGGAGGCATCGGTTGGTATCAGAAAAAAATTACTGTTCCGGCAGAAGATCAAGGTAAGAAGATGTACCTTTATTTCGAAGGGGTCTACAACCGCAGTGAAGTTTTTATTAACGGCAAATCCATAGGCAAGCGCCCCAATGGGTATATATCGTTCGGATACGACGTAACGTCCTATCTACAATACGGAAAAGAGAACGTAATTTCTGTGAAGGTGGATCACAGCCAAAGTGCAGATTCCCGTTGGTACACCGGTTCGGGTATCTACCGCGATGTATGGTTGGTGCGTGCCAATCCGGTGCATCTCGATCAATGGGGTGTATATGCCTATCCAGAAGTGAGCAAAGGCAAAGGAACCTTGCAGGTACAAGTCGCCTTAACCAACAGCTCCGAAACGGAGGCGAAGCTTGATGTTGTGCAAGAGCTCTTGGATGCAAAGGGATCCGTCGTGGCTAAGCAAAGCACAAAGGCTAGCCTAGCTGCTGGAAAACAGCAGGAGCTGAAAACACAGCTGAGCCTAAAGAACCCTAAATTGTGGAGTTTGGAGCAGCCAAATCAATATACCCTGCGCACGACCGTTTTGCAACAGGGCAAGGAAATCGATAAGTCAGAAGTCAAAACGGGTTTCCGCAGCTTCACCTTTGATCCCAATAAAGGGTTTGCCCTCAACGGGGAATGGATGAAGGTGAAGGGCGTTTGCTTGCACCATGATGCCGGCGTATTGGGCGCCGAGGTATATCCAGAGGTTTGGCGCCGCCGTCTGTTGACCTTGAAGGAGCTCGGCGTGAATGCTATCCGCACCAGCCACAATCCACAGGCTTCTTCGCTTTATGACCTTTGTGATGAGCTGGGTTTACTGGTTATGGACGAGGCTTTCGACGAGTGGGAATTCCCGAAGCGGAAATGGTTGGAAGGTTGGAATTTTGGAACACCGGGATTTCAGGGTACTTTCGACTTTTTTCAGGAATGGGGCGAGCGCGACCTGGCCGATATGGTGAAACGTGATCGTAACCACCTGTCGATCTTTGCTTGGAGTATTGGCAACGAGGTCGACTATCCGAACGACCCCTATTCGCATCCTATTTTGGGTGGAGAAAAGAAAGAAGGCGGATTCACGCAGGCATCCTATGGCGGCTATAAAAAAGATGCGCCAGATGCAATGCGTCTCGGCGATATCGCTAAAAAGCTGGCTGCTGTAGTCAAAAAATACGATAACAGCCGCCCAGTAACGGCGGGCCTTGCCGGCGTTGCCATGTCCAACGAAACCGCTTATCCGGGCGCCTTGGACATTGCAGGCTACAATTATACCGAGAGCCGCTACCAGCAGGATCACGAACGTTTTCCTGATCGCGTGATCTTCGGTAGCGAGAACCGACATGATTTTTCGGCTTGGAAGGCGGTGCGCGACAACGAACATATTTTTGGGCAGTTCCTCTGGACCGGGATCGACTACCTTGGTGAATCAGGTCGTTGGCCTTCCCGCGGCTTCTACTCGGGTTTGGTAGATTTTGCGGGATTCAAGAAGCCACGTGGTTATTTCCGCCAGTCCCTTTGGGCGGCAAAGCCGATGGCCTACTTAGGCACCTACTCGCTGCAGGGCGGTGGCTCGGCAACCGACGTATGGTCGGCTTTAGAGGCCGAGCAGGGGCAGCGTAGCAACGAGGCTCCATCCATGGATGCTTGGCCGATATGGAACTACCCCGACGGACAGTTGATTCGGGTGGTTTGCTACACCAACAGCGCAAAGGCTCGTCTTGAGCTTAATGGTAAAATGGTAGGGCAAGAGAAGGCCTACGACCAAGAGCAGGGCATCATCTATTGGGATATTCCATATGCCTCCGGCAAGCTTGAAGTGATCGGCTTGGATGCCACAGGTAAAGAGGTTACGCGATATGCCATCCAATCCAGTAAGCGGCCAGCGGGCATTAAAGTGCTGCAGGGCGATGCGTTAACCTTGGCCGCAAAAGACGGGGTGGCGCAAATTGAGCTACAGATTGTGGATGAAGATGGCACAGCCGTTCTTATTTCGGAAGAGGAGATTACCTGCGATATCGTGGGCAATGCACGCCTTTTAGGCTTGGAAGCTGGTAATAATGCGGATATGGGCGATTACCGTGATAACAAGCAACGGGTTTATCATGGCAAAATGATAGCCTACATCGAGACCAACGGTGCTGCAAATGAAGAAGTGGCGGTACGCTTTAGTACTCCCTGGTTAAAGTCTGCCACAATAAAGCTGTCTTTGAAGTAGATCGCTTTTTATTAAATTTATAATTTTCATCAGGTTGATCGTCTCTATTTCGATCAACCTGATTTTTTTCTTATCTGTCTGATAGCTTTAGTCGACCACTTTGCTCCACTTCTATTCAAAATACCGCTGTTTGGAGCTCAGGTCACTGGCCTCCTTATCCAAGATCAGCAATCCATCCAAGCTATTGTTGAAATTGGGATCCACATTGAAGGCGATGATTTTAGCCTGCAGCTGTAGGTATTGGCGCAGCAGCACGGGAAATCTATTACTGGGCGATTCTATATCCTGAATAAGCGATTCCAAGGCTTGGAAAGAAGCCGGATTTTCCAGCAGCGTTTCCAGCTTCATTCGTTTTAAGTTGGGTTTAAAGGCTTTTTTAGGCTTTACAGATTTCGCAAGTTTAGCATCAAAACAGTTACGGCGTATAAATTCGACGATCAGCGATTTCGAAAAGAGCGAGAAGTCGCCACTGATGCTTACAGGTCCGATCAAATAGCGGTATTGCGGATACTGCTGCATGCAACAAACAATGCCTTTCCATAAAAGGTAGAGCGGCATGGCTTGCTTTTGGTACATCGGTTGTATCCAGCTGCGCCCCAGTTCCATGGATTGGGGCAAACGTTTAACGAAGTCAGCCTTCATCTTGAACAACTGGGAGAGGTAGAATCCCCGTTTACCCTGTGCATACATAATTTCCTCGCCAAGTCCAATGCGGTAACCGCCCACAAGGCGCTTGTCTCTTTCGTGCCACACAAAGAGCTGCTTGTAGTGCATGTCGAAAACATCCAAATCAATGGCTTGGTTTGTGCCTTCACCAACCTGGCGGAAGGTGAGCTCTCGCAGGCGGCCTATCTCGCGCATGGTGAGCGGTATTTGGCCGGCGTTGCTTAAGTATACGCTATAGCTACCACTGCTAAAGAGTTTATGCGCATCGATACCCATCAACTCCGCCTCCAGATCGGCCGCTAGCATGGCTTCGGCAATGGGTAGGGGCTTGTGGGGCTTCTTAAAGAGATCGCGCTCGGTCCAGTCCCATTTGTTGCTGTAGGTGTCCATGCCCAATGCATAGGTGCGTGCCCGTATGTACTCCAGTAGTCGTTCCGGTTTACGAAGGTTCTCGTCCAGTTTGGAAAGCTGTATTTTTTCGCCTATCCGCACGCGGATGGTTTTACCTTTCTTGTTAAAAAGTTCGGCAGGCAACCGAATGGTGCGCAACTTCGGGTGTAGGCGTCCTAGCCATATGAAGGCTGCGCTATTATGTCCATGAAAGTAGAGCGGAATGACGGGTACATCCACCTTGCTTAAAAACTTCCCAATCACGGGGTGCCACTTTTTGTCCGTGATCTGCTGCATATCCCAGTGGTAGGATGAAACTTCGCCTGCAGGGAAGATGACAATTGGTGTTCCCTTTTCGAGAGCCTGCCACATGTTTCGTATGCCCACAGCATTGCTTGCCAGTGCTTCCTCATGAAAAGGGTCTACCGCAATAAAGGCATCTTTAAGGTTAGTTATCTTCTCGAGGATGTAATTGGCCAGTATTTTGGACTCTGGCCGTATCTCATGCAGTATTTTCAAGCTTATTAAGCCCTCCATACCTCCATAAGGATGGTTGGCCAGCATCACGAAGGGCCCTTCTTTGGGAATGCGGCGTAGATCTTCAGCGCTGATAGCAATCTCAATGCCCAATGCGGCGAGCACGGCGTCCACAAATGCAATTCCCTGCAGATGGCGTACCTTCTCAAACTCCCGATTGAACCGGTTAAGCGAGGTCATTTCCATCAGCATGTAGTCCAGTCCAGGGATAGGAACATGATGCAGTCCTGTCGCCTTCGACAGCATCTCTCTTGAAATCAAAGGAGCCATACCAAAAAGCTAATATGCATAAAACGTTTTCAACAAAGTTAAAAGCAATATGTCAACTAGCTGTAAAATGGATGTGAACTTGTTGTAAACAAGTTATTTATCGGCCTTTGCGCTGTGTTCGGTAATGGTTTGCTTGGTATTCCTTTTTGTTTTTACGGGCTTGGCTATGCTAACGGTTAGCTCCGGTGCCTGATATGCCTTTTTCATAACATTAGATTTGAATGTACAAGTTCGGAATTATTTTCCATTAAAAAAACAGCATATAATATCGTTGTATTTCTGGGCTGGTTCTGCTAGACTTATGGCTTGCTTGATGAGCTGTAGGTCAGGTGGCAAAACATAGTCGACATTAAACGGATGATAAATGCTTAATATCGGCTGACCGGAAAAGTTTTCTACGAAGAATTAGGCTTTTTATACATAGAATTAGTTAAATTTGATAAGGAAGAGGTTGAATTACAGACAGATTTGGAACGATGGTTTTACGTGCTGAAACATATGTCTCGGCTAGATAAGCTGTCGGTTTATCTTCGGAAGCCGATTTTTGAACAATTGTTTAGCATAGCTGCCTACACACAATTAAATAAGGAGGAACGCGATATGTATGACGTAAGTTTAAAGCGTAAATGGGATGCGGAGGCCGTCCGCGAATATCAGGAACAAAAACTAGCAGCGACTGAGCAGCAGGCATTAGAAAGGGGACTGCAGAAAGGTTTAGAACAAGGGGAGAAGAAAGGCTTACAGCAAGGTCTGTTACAAAGACGCGAAGAAGGGAGCAGGGAAAAGGCGATCGCAATTGCGAAGGCTTTGCAGCGGACGGGGCTATCCGTTGAAGATATCGCACAAGCTACCGGTCTTTCGATTTCCGAACTTAAAACCCTATCATAAAAATGGCCGGATCGCTCCGGCCATTTATGCTTATGAAAATATCTCTCGGGGAGAGAGATGCACAAAAGTATCATAAAAAATGGGGAAACCTCATGTTAAAACCTTCGTTTGCCATGTCAAAAAAAACCGGTTTACGTGATCTTTCTAGTTTGTTCGGAAATTGAGCGCGGTTTTCCCCGTGTGTTTTTTTATAAAGCGGCGGAAGTTACTTTCGTCGCTAAAGCCCATTTCAAAGGCAATTTGCGAAATAGACAAGGTGCTGTTTTCGATGTAGTTAATGGCTCTTCTTGCCACAGTTTCTAAGATGATTTGCTTGGCCGTCCGGTCGAAAACCTCTTGGCAGGCTTTGGATAGCTTACGCGCGGTGACGTGTAGCGCATCGGCATAAAAATTAACAGTGCTTTCCTGTTTATAGTTCCGGTGTAGCATCACAATAAAACTGTTGACTAGGTTGCGGTCGGAAAGCATAGCTCCTTGTACCTCGTCCACCACATCGGGAAGTCCCAGTAGTCCTTCCAGCAGTAGCGATTCAATATGGTTTTTC
This genomic window contains:
- a CDS encoding family 43 glycosylhydrolase, yielding MKKKELLSVRYLLLAFFATVFAQPLFAQDYKFGPADKDYVGYLFAYFKGNAVEDEAVCYAISTDGYNYRALNNNKPVLDSKKISTTGGVRDPHILRGEDGKSYYMVITDMTSSKGWDSNRAMILLKSTDLINWTHAVINIQQRYKGHDDLKRVWAPQTIFDPAVGKYMVYWSMQHGAGPDIIYYAYANADFTDLEGEPKVLFLPKNGKSCIDGDIINKNGLFYLFYKTEGDGNGLRLALTDSLTAGKWIEQPGYKQQTRDAVEGSSVFKLNHSDKYILMYDVYGKGKYQFCESVDLDRFKVIDEDVKMDFHPRHGSIIPLSRAELQALTDKWGVPQGMELSFKKNPVLDGFYADPDVLYSNKTKKYYIYPTSDGFDGWGGYYFKTFSSDDLKTWKDEGVILDLKKDVPWGPRHAWAPTITEKKVKGDYKYYYYFTAAQKIGAAVSDSPTGPFKDSGKPLIDFKPEGVKSGQEIDPAVFNDPKSGKSYLYWGNGYLAVAELNKDMLSIKKNTVKVMTPDKTFREGVYVIFRKGTYYFLWSEDDTRSENYRVRYGTSKSPFGPIEIPENNLILQKDPSKGIYGTGHNSVLQIPGKDEWYIVYHRFNYPKGIEMGDPAGFNREVCIDPLYFDEQGNILPVVVTH
- a CDS encoding sugar-binding domain-containing protein → MKNMLKYALVGLAATLLQTEALLAQPGFGKAEKINADWRFHLGDTDGQVGKANNDRSWRWVKLPHDWSVKSPLSPTLASATGYLPGGIGWYQKKITVPAEDQGKKMYLYFEGVYNRSEVFINGKSIGKRPNGYISFGYDVTSYLQYGKENVISVKVDHSQSADSRWYTGSGIYRDVWLVRANPVHLDQWGVYAYPEVSKGKGTLQVQVALTNSSETEAKLDVVQELLDAKGSVVAKQSTKASLAAGKQQELKTQLSLKNPKLWSLEQPNQYTLRTTVLQQGKEIDKSEVKTGFRSFTFDPNKGFALNGEWMKVKGVCLHHDAGVLGAEVYPEVWRRRLLTLKELGVNAIRTSHNPQASSLYDLCDELGLLVMDEAFDEWEFPKRKWLEGWNFGTPGFQGTFDFFQEWGERDLADMVKRDRNHLSIFAWSIGNEVDYPNDPYSHPILGGEKKEGGFTQASYGGYKKDAPDAMRLGDIAKKLAAVVKKYDNSRPVTAGLAGVAMSNETAYPGALDIAGYNYTESRYQQDHERFPDRVIFGSENRHDFSAWKAVRDNEHIFGQFLWTGIDYLGESGRWPSRGFYSGLVDFAGFKKPRGYFRQSLWAAKPMAYLGTYSLQGGGSATDVWSALEAEQGQRSNEAPSMDAWPIWNYPDGQLIRVVCYTNSAKARLELNGKMVGQEKAYDQEQGIIYWDIPYASGKLEVIGLDATGKEVTRYAIQSSKRPAGIKVLQGDALTLAAKDGVAQIELQIVDEDGTAVLISEEEITCDIVGNARLLGLEAGNNADMGDYRDNKQRVYHGKMIAYIETNGAANEEVAVRFSTPWLKSATIKLSLK
- a CDS encoding lysophospholipid acyltransferase family protein, which encodes MAPLISREMLSKATGLHHVPIPGLDYMLMEMTSLNRFNREFEKVRHLQGIAFVDAVLAALGIEIAISAEDLRRIPKEGPFVMLANHPYGGMEGLISLKILHEIRPESKILANYILEKITNLKDAFIAVDPFHEEALASNAVGIRNMWQALEKGTPIVIFPAGEVSSYHWDMQQITDKKWHPVIGKFLSKVDVPVIPLYFHGHNSAAFIWLGRLHPKLRTIRLPAELFNKKGKTIRVRIGEKIQLSKLDENLRKPERLLEYIRARTYALGMDTYSNKWDWTERDLFKKPHKPLPIAEAMLAADLEAELMGIDAHKLFSSGSYSVYLSNAGQIPLTMREIGRLRELTFRQVGEGTNQAIDLDVFDMHYKQLFVWHERDKRLVGGYRIGLGEEIMYAQGKRGFYLSQLFKMKADFVKRLPQSMELGRSWIQPMYQKQAMPLYLLWKGIVCCMQQYPQYRYLIGPVSISGDFSLFSKSLIVEFIRRNCFDAKLAKSVKPKKAFKPNLKRMKLETLLENPASFQALESLIQDIESPSNRFPVLLRQYLQLQAKIIAFNVDPNFNNSLDGLLILDKEASDLSSKQRYFE
- a CDS encoding PD-(D/E)XK nuclease family transposase, with translation MTGKVFYEELGFLYIELVKFDKEEVELQTDLERWFYVLKHMSRLDKLSVYLRKPIFEQLFSIAAYTQLNKEERDMYDVSLKRKWDAEAVREYQEQKLAATEQQALERGLQKGLEQGEKKGLQQGLLQRREEGSREKAIAIAKALQRTGLSVEDIAQATGLSISELKTLS